GTCTTGTCCTTGGAAAGCATTTTATGGGTTGGTTACTGTAAGGAGCGCATCATAGGCGATTTCCAGCAACAAATCCAGCTCTTCTACTTTGATCGTCAAGGGCGGCATAAAGTAAATGACATTCCCCAGTGGCCGTAACAGCGCGCCGCGTTGCAAGGCCTGCTGGTAAACCTGATAGCCGCGTCGTTCCTGCCAGGGATATCCGCTCCTCGTCGCCTTGTCCTGCACCAGTTCAATCGCCGCCACCATGCCGCAGCGGCGGAATTCTCCGACATTTTCTAATGCTGAAAAATGAGAAGCTGCGGCGTCGAAGCGGGCCATCTTTACCGGCAGTTGCCCCAGAATGTTCTCTTCGGCAAAGATCTTTTGTACTTCCACTGCCAAAGCGCAGGCCAAAACATTCCCGGTATAGGAGTGGGAATGGAGGAAGGCTTTCATCGTCGGGTAGTCGTCGTAGAACGCCTGATAGATCTCCTCGGTGCTTAAAACCACTGAAAGGGGGAGATAGCCGCCGCTGATTCCTTTGGAGAGGCAAAGGAGGTCGGGGCCGATGCCGGCATGTTCATTGGCGAACATCTTGCCGGTGCGGCCAAAACCGACGGCGATCTCATCGGCGATATAGTGGATCGCTAGGCGGTCACAGAGGATTCGCAACTTTTGCAGGTAACGTGGCGGGTAGATCCGCATCCCGGCAGCGGCCTGAATCAGCGGTTCGACGATGATCGCAGCGATCTCATTCTGTTTCGCTTCCGCAATCTGTTCAAGGGCGGCAAAACATTCAGCGTCGCAACTGTCGCGGTACAATCCGTAGGGGCAGCGGAAACAGTCCGGACCCGCTGCTTGCAGAGTATCGAGGAGGAGTGGTCGGTAGACGTCACGGTAGAGTTCACAGCCGCCGATGGCCAGGGCGCCAAGGGTCTCGCCGTGGTAGGCCTCACTCAGGGAAAGGAAGCGTCTCTTATTGGGTTTACCGGTCTGCTGCCAGTACTGAAAGGACATCTTCAGCGCTGCTTCGATGGCTGAGGAGCCGTTGTCGGCAAAGAAGACGCGGGAAAGATTTCCCGGCGCCAGGGTGCAGAGACGCTCGGCAAGTTCCACCGCCGGCTGGTGGGTGAAGCCGGCAAAGATGTGGTGACTGATCCTGCCAGCCTGTTCGTTCAGGGCGTGATTGAGGCGGGGATGATTGTGGCCGAAGAGGTTGACCCACCACGAAGAGACGCCATCCAGATAGCGCTTGCCATCGACATCGATCAACCAGGAACCTTCGCCACGGGCGATGGGGATCGGCGGCAGGAGTTCGTGATCCTTTTCCTGTGTGCAGGGGTGCCAGACGTGGGCGCGATCAAGGCGGATAAGTTCGGCTTTAGTCATCTAAATTCCGATTGCCGCAATAAGCCAGGGGAGGGATGGCAGGGTTTTGAGGGCGGCACTGAGGGTGAGAACCTTGTCCCGATCAGCACCGTCCACCTCCGGCAGGACTCCGAGGATATCGGCCGAGGCGAGGGAGGAGAGGGTATGCGGCGCCGTTTCCGCAGCTTCGTCCGGCTGAGCCGGCATGCGGTTGATCATGTAACCGGCCACCGGAATTTCCATCTGCTGGGCGGCAAAGATGGTCAGTAGAGTCTGGTTGAGAGTGCCAAGTCGGGCGGTGGTCACGACCAGCAGGGGGAGTCCGATCGCTTTGGCGAGATCCGCCATCAGCAATCCGCCGGACAAGGGGGTCATCAGCCCGCCGGCGCCTTCGATGATAAGAAAATCGTGGCGCTGACCTAGCTTTTGCGCCGTCGCGACCAGTCTGGCAAAGTCGATGAAACATTTTTCCTTCTCTGCTGCTTGTGCTGGCGCCAGGGGAGCGCGTAAACGGTAGGGAGAAATCTCCTCCACAGGGTCTTGGCTGCTGGCGGCCCATTGCAGCAGACTACCATCGTCGCCAAGGCACGACGGGTCGCTGACACCACTCTCGGCCGGCTTCATTACGCCGACTTTGAGACCGCGTTCTGTTAAGAAATGCGCCAATGCTGCACTGACCATGGTCTTGCCGACGCCGGTGTCGGTGCCGGTGACAAAGATCCCTTTAAAGGGCAGATTAACGGCAGACATTGACACTCACCTCGGCATCACGGAGCATTTGCAGATCTGTTTCACGATCGCGACCAGTGGTGGTGAGGTAGTTGCCGATCATGGTGCCGCTGGCTCCGGCCATGAAGATCCAGGACTGGAAATCGCGCAGGTTCTGTTCACGACCGCCGCAGATGCTGATCCTTTTTGTCGGGTGGACAATGCGGAAGAGAGCAATAATGCGCAGGCAGTCAAGAGGGGTGAGCTGCCGAAGATCGGCTAAAGGCGTCCCAGGGATCGGATTCAGGAAGTTAAGGGGGATGGAGTCGACATCGAGCTCACGCAAGGTCAGACAGAGTTCAACCCGCTGTTCCAGTGATTCACCGAGACCGAAGATGCCACCGCAACAGACTTTCATTCCTGCCGCCTTGGCGACCTGTACGGTCTGCACATCTTCTTCGTAGTCGTGCGTGCTGCAAATCTGCGGGAAGAATGAGCGCGCTGTTTCGAGATTGTGATGATAGGTGACGCAGCCAGCCGCAGCCAAAGCAGCGGCGTTGGCGGGGTCGAGAAGGCCGAGGGAGGCGGAAGGGTCGATGACAGTGGTGGTGCGGATATCGCGCAGGGAAGCAAGGATGCGCTCGAATTCTTCCCCGGCCTTGACCCGGGTGCCGCTGGTGACAATGCCGTAACAGTGCGACCCCTCGCTGGCCGCCTGCCGCGCCCCCTGGACGATCTCTTCCTGTGATTTGAGCGGAAAGACCGGGGCAGTGCTGGTGTGGTGGCTCGACTGGGCACAGAAAGCACAATTTTCGGCACAGCGCCCGGATTTAGCGTTGATGATCGAGCAGAGTTCTATTGTGTTGCCGAAAGATTCTTCACGTAACGCCTGGCTAACCGCAAAGATGGCCGTTAAATCCGCACCCTGCGAGTGTAAAATCTGCAGTGCTTCGTCATGAGAAGGGGCGATCCGTTGTTTGGCTTTTTGATAAAGAGTCGAAGGGAATGAAAACATTAGAACATCCAGTCTGTTTGTTGAATTTATCTTTCAAAGATTACATGCAGTGAAATCCACTTGTCAACCACATTTGCTTTTACTGGTTTACAATCAGGATTATGAATGATTAAATTTAAATTCCTGCTATCTGGTTGACTGTCATTAAATGGAATGATAAAACATCATTCTAAATTCTTGCATTGGTGGTGCTATGATCAAAAGTATTATCGGACAGAAGCTCAAGGCGACCCGCCTGAAAAATGACATGACGATTCAGGAGTTGGCGAAACGTGCCGCGGTTTCATCCAATATGATTTCACGCATAGAGCGGGGTTTGACAACGCCGTCGGTGGAAATTCTTATGCGTCTTGCCTCCTCCTTCGGCATGAGTATGAATTTTTTCATCGAAGAAGCAGAAAAAGGGTCTACGCTCGTGCATACCCGGAACGGGCAGGGGGAACCGATCTTCTTCTTTGAGGACAAACATCAGATTTTCAGTCTCACGCAAGGCATTCGTGATCCGGGATTTTCTGTTTTTATCGATATCCTCGAAAAGGGATGTAATAGCGGGGAGGGGGGGATGGTTCATTCCGGCGAGGAGTTTGCTTATGTCCTGGAAGGGTCGGTGGCATTTTTTGTCGATGAAGAAGAATACCTTGTTAATGTCGGTGACTCGATCGCCTTTAAAGCTTCTCGACCACATCGCTGGAAAAATTTGAGTCCGGGCCGTGCCCAGGTTCTCTGGGTCGTTTCACCTGCCCCCTCGGTGTCGCGTTAAACCTTTTTTGACTGGCTGACAAAATGAAACTTAAAAAAATTATCGGCAAAAAACTCAAAAATATCCGTTTGAAGCGTAATTTGACCATTCAGTCATTGGCGGAGCGTTCACGAGTTTCATCCAATATGATTTCGCGCATTGAGAGAGGGTTGACAATCCCCTCAGTCGAAATTCTGATGAAGTTGGCGAGCGTCTTTGATAAAAGTATTAATTATTTTGTCGAGGAAGTTTCGCACACGCATGAAATCGTATATTCACGTCCGGGGCAAAGGGATACGACGATTTATGATGATCCCTCTGAAAACATGCGGACCGAGTCGTTTACTTCCGGACTGCGCGACCCGCAATTCATGTCTTTTTTTTGTACGATCAAGGTCGGAGGGAGCAGCGGCGAAAAGAATATGTACCATCCAGGGGATGAATTGATATATATTATGCAAGGCCAGTTGTCGTTAACCATTGCCGATGAGACGCATGAACTTTATGCTGGCGACAGCTTGTCCTTCAAGTCACATCTCCCCCATCGTTGGCATAATTCAGGAAATGGTGAGACCAAAGTAATCTGGACTCTTTCGCCCTTTACAACACTTTAGCGCAGGCAGGAAAAAACATGTCATTTTTCTCGCGTTGGTTTGGCTCCTGTAATCCACTGGATGAAATTCGCAAAGCTTCAAATCAGGAGCGTTGGGCTGATGTTCTCAGTTTTGCATCGGCATTAGAGGATAATTCTTTGCCGGCCGGTGATCAAGCAGAGCTGCGCGAGCTTGTCGATGTCGCGGCTGAAAATTTGTCTCGTATCAATTTTGAGGAAGGTTTAGCTTCTCTGCGTGCCGATGATTTTCGTCGTGGTATCGAGCATTTTGATCTTGCCCGGCAGTTGGTTCGTTCCTGTGCGCTGCGGGAATTAATAGATGCTGAATTTTTACGTATCGGCGGTGGCAATACTGTTTTATCGGACAATATACCAGCACAGAAGGCCACTGTCAGCAAGCGCAGTTGTTCCTCTTCCTGTTGCGGAACGGTTGATTCAGGTGCTGTGGCGCCGACTGAGCTTGCAGGTGCTTTTGATGAAGAAACCCGTTTTGAACTGGTGCTCACTGCTTACCCGGTTGATCTGCGTCCCCGTTACCTGGAACTTTCAACACTGATGCGGCAAGCCATCCTTCTGGCGCATGAGGAGAGTGATGATGAAGCGTTAGCCCTCTTCTTGAAGGTACCGGCAAATGAATATAATGATATATTTTATTATGAATCTGGGACGCTCTTTGCGCGCAGAAAGCAATATTCCGAGGCCGTAAAGGCTTTGCAACAGGCGATAAGTTTGAATCCGGCTTTTGTCCTTGCCGCACTGACCCTGGTTGATCTTCATATCGGAAACCAGAATTTCGCTGCTGCGGGTAATTTGTTGTCACAAATGCTCAAGGCGAATTGCATGCCCGATTATTGCCATGCGCGCTTTGCGGTCATTTGTCAGGCGCAAGGGGATTCAGCCAAAGCCTTTGAGCATGCAACTGAGGCTTTAAGACTTGGTCATAACGAACCCGAGCTCATGGTCTTTGTTGCACGCACCCTGGAAGAGCAGGGCCGTATTGATGAAGCGGAAAGAGTTTTAAGTTCAATCCCGGTAGGAGGAGGCTGTTCCGGTGGCGCCAATGTCGAGCTGGCAGATTTTTGGTTGCGACACAAGAAAAACTTGCAGAAGTCTCTGGAAATGTTTAAAAATGCAGCCAAGGGAGAACCGACAAACCCGTTATGGGGTTATCACATTGCCCGGGTTTATTTAGCGCTGGGATGGACAAAAGAGGCAAAGCAGATACTTCGGGCTTTTGTTGAAGCTGATTCGATAGACGGATCATTACGTGAAAATGCCATCCAGTTACTCAAGGGCAGTGCTTGATTTTTTTTAGTTTATTCACCTTTCTGTTGACAGTTTGACGCTTTAAGCTATTCTTGAAAAAGTTTAAAATTATTTTCCTTCCGGCCATCTAATTCTTCAGATAGGGGTGAAAAAGATGAATAAATCAGAATTAATCGAGGCGCTGGCGAAAGAAAAGGAATTAACCTACAAAAGATCAGAAGAGATCGTCAATACGATATTTTCTGCTCTGTCCAAAACATTGATTGACGGGGGGAGAATCGAAATTCGCGGTTTTGGTAGTTTTGTTGTCAAAGACTACAAATCCTATCAGGGACGTAATCCTAAAACAGGCGAATCGATTCACGTTGAGCCGAAGAAACTTCCCTTTTTTAAAGTCGGAAAAGAATTACGCGACCGGGTCAACGGAGAGGATTTCCAGGCGAGATAAGTTTCGTGCCGATAGCAAAAGAGAAAGGTTTCAAATTAAAGTAAGGGATCGACGAAAGTCGGTCCTTTTTATATGCGGTTACTTTTGTTCGTATGGTTGATTTTCTTTTCTTGAATGCTATAAATTACCGAAAATACACAGGAGATCAATAGATGGTCTTTTCATTTCTCTCTATAAGATTATGAAGTAACTCCGGTGCTCAATTCCCTTCCCGTGCTTTCGCATGCCTCTTTTTTTGCTTTTATTGGCGGCTTGATCCTTTTCTTCTTTGGTTTGACGCGAACGACGGAAGGGATGCAAAATATTGCCGGTGGACGTCTGCGTTTTATTATTGCCGGACTGGTTAAAAATCGTCTGAAAAGCTGCCTCTTCGGTCTCACAATTACTTCGCTCACCCAATCCTCCGCAGCCACTGCTGTCTTGACTATCGGCTTTGTCAGTCATGGGATTATCTCCCTGGTTGATGGTATTGCTGTCGTTCTTGGTGCGAGCATCGGTGCAAGTCTTATTTTGCAGTTTATAGCTTTTAATCCCGGCTGGATGCTCTTCCCTCTCCTTGTTGTCTCCGTTTTTTTGCGTTTTTTTGCTCGCCAGACCTACCTCCGTGATGCGGCCTCCGTCCTCTTCGGGTTGTCGTTGTTAATGCTCGGTTTGGCGATGATGACGTCATCTTTTGAACCGCTCCGGGACAATCCCGCCTTTGGCCAGCTCATTAGTGTTCTGCAGAATCATCTCTGGTTAAGCGTTGTCTGTAGCGCGCTTTTGGCGGCTCTGGTGCAGAATTCTACTGCCGTTATTGCTTTGATCATTGCTTTAGGTGCCAGTGGCCATCTTCATTTTGCCTCCGGAGTTGCCCTGATCCTTGGTGCCAATATTGGTTCTTGTGCACCAACGATTATTGCCGCTATTCACGGGTCTCTCGCTGCTCGCCGCGTAGCGGCCGCGCAATTCCTGATTGTCGTTGCTGCGGCCGGTGTTATTGCACTTCTCTTTCCTTATTTTATCGGGATTATCTCTTTTATTTCCCCCGGCGATGCAGATTATGTCGTGACAACTTTTGAGCAAACACAGTGGTACCAAGTATCACTGGGACAAAAACCCTTTATTACCCGTCACCTTGCTAATGCCAATACCTTTTTTGCCCTTTTTGCCGCTCTCTTTTTTCTTCCGTTTCTGCAGCAGATTACGCGACTGACGACATACTTTATCCGCGGGAGAGAGACGGTCAACGAGTATGGGCTGCAATTTATCGATTATCGGGTACTGAACACCCCGCCCATTGCTTTGTCCCAGGCGCGCTCGGAATTGCGCCGCATGGCGCAGACGGCGCAGGCTGCGCTCCATGAAACCAGGCTTTATCTCGGCGATCAGAAGTCCGAGAGGTTACATAAACTCACCCGCTATGAAAATCTCCTCGACCTGTTGCAAAAGGAGTTAATCAGTTTTCTCGTTGAGTTATCGCATCGTTTCTCATCCTATACATCAGCGCGCGAAGTGGCCCTGATGATGCACATGGTTGCCGATTTTGAACGAATCGGTGACCATTGTCAGACCCTGGTTCGTCTGTCGCTGCGTAAACAGGAATGGCAGGTGGTTTTTTCTAAAATTGCCCGGCGTGAACTCGATGCTCTCGCTGTTGAGACGGTTGCATTTGTCGATTATGTTGTTGGGGCGCTGGATACCGGTGCCGATGACGTCCTGGCCGAGGCCCAAACCCGAGAGAACTTTATAGATCGCAGTGAAGAAAAGATGCGCAATGACCACCTGCAACGACTGACAACCGGTGAATGTGCGGTTCGTCCCGGCCTCATCTATATCGATATGATTCAGGCCCTTGAAAAAATTTCCGATCACGCTTTCAGTGTTGCCAGGTGTCTCAGCGGGGATAAAAAGTGAAGGCGGCTATCGACATCGGCAGTAATTCGGTGCGGTTGCTGCTCGGCGAAGTTGTTGGCGAACAAGTCGTTCCTCACCAATACTTTCGTCACATCACCCGGCTTGCGGGCGGATATGATCCTCAGTCAGGGCTCGCTGCCGCAGCGCGGGCGCGGACCCTGTCAGCCCTTGAAGCCTTTGCACAACTTCTTGACCAGACAAAGCCGGTTTGTACCCGCGCAGTCGCCACCGAAGCCGTTCGTCGCGCGGTTAATGGCGAGCAGTTTGTTGCTGATGTGCTGGCGCATACCGGTATTTCTGTTGAAATTATCAACGGGGACGAGGAGGCGGCCTTGAGTTCGGCCGGGGTTCTTTCCGGCCTGCAACCGCCACCGCTAGAGGCACTGATTTTTGATATCGGCGGTGGCAGCACGGAACTTATTGTCATCAAAGACCGGCAACGTCTTTGGCAGAAGAGCTATCCTTTGGGCGTCGTCAGTCTCGCAGAAACGCCCAATCCTGAGTTGGTGATTGCAGAGATGCTGGCCGTTCTGGCTGACGATCTGCGCGTTGCCGGTTTTCATTCCCTCCTCGCCGGCGCAGATTGTGAACTGGTAGGGACGGCAGGGACAGTGACAACCCTGGCCGCCTTTGATCTCGCCATGACCGAGTATGACTGGCAACGGATTAATAACTATTTGTTATCCCGGTCCGCTCTGCTTTCCCTGTATCAGCGTCTCCTCCCTTTATCTGCAGCTGAACGTGAACTTCTTCCCGGTATAGAAAAGGGCCGTGGTGATTTGATTGTCCATGGCGCTGATATCGTCCTGGCTCTTATGCAATTATTGGACAAGGATGAGTTGCGGATCAGTGATTTCGGTTTGCTGGAAGGGACCCTTCTTTCCATGTGATGAAATGGATTTCTCCTTTAGCTAAACATGTTGAGTATCATCGTTCGGGCCGGTTCTCTTGATTGACAACCAGGCCCGTTCTTGATTAATATGCCGTTTCATTTTCAGCTCATTCATCGTTCTTTAATCACTGAAACCATTTTATAAGGAATCGCATGGACCGCGCCATTCTTTCCGGCAATGAAGCCATCGCCCGTGGGGCCTATGAAGCCGGTGTCAAAGTTGCTTCGGCCTACCCCGGCACCCCGAGCACCGAAATTCTCGAGAACGTCATCAACTACAGTGAGGTCGACGCATCCTGGGCGCCGAACGAAAAGGTTGCCCTCGAAGTTGCTATCGGTGCCTCTTTTGGCGGCGCTCGTGCTCTGGCGTGCATGAAGCACGTCGGCGTCAACGTCGCCGCCGATCCTCTCTTCACCCTGTCCTACACGGGAGTGCGCGGCGGGCTGGTGCTGGTGGTGGCTGATGATCCGGAGATGCACTCTTCGCAGAACGAGCAGGACAGCCGCAACTACGCTAAATTTGCGAAAATTCCGATGCTGGAGCCGGCTGATTCCGAGGAGTGCAAGGAATTTACCCGCCTTGCCTTTGAACTCTCTGAAAAATTTGACACTCCGGTGATGCTGCGCAGTGTCACTCGTATTTCTCATGGAAAGTCGATCGTGGCTCTGGGGGAGCGGGTTGATAATTTGCCGGCGCCGGCCCTGGTTAAAGATGCCGCAAAGCTGGTCATGCTCCCCGGCAATGCCCGGGTGCGTCACCCCAAGGTCGAAGAGCGCATTGTCAACCTTTCCCGCTGGGGTGTTACCGCCGCCATCAACCGCAGCGAGATCCGTTCCGCGGAGATCGGGGTGATCTGCTCCGGTGTCGTTTATCAATATGTGCGGGAAATCCTTCCGGAAGCCTCGATCCTCAAGCTCGGCATGGTTCATCCGCTGCCGCATGACCTGATTCGTGACTTTGCAGCCAAGGTCAAGACCTTGCTTGTGATCGAAGAGCTCGATCCCTTCATCGAAGAGCAGGTCAAGGCGATGGGACTTGACGTCACCGGCAAAGCGCTCTTTTCCCTTTGCGGCGAGCTCTCCCCCGGTCGCATCCGCAGTGCACTGGAGCAGGGTGGTCTGCTGCCGAAAAGCGTCTTAGCACCGCTAGCGGCTGAGAAGCTGCCGCCACGCCCGCCGAACATGTGCCCGGGGTGTTCGCACCGCGGGGTCTTTTATCTCCTTAATCGCCTTAATGCTTATGTCACCGGCGATATCGGCTGTTATACCCTCGGTTTTCTGCCGCCCTTGAACGCCATGGATACCTGCGTCTGTATGGGGGCGTCGATCAGTACCGCTTCCGGCATCGTTCGCGCCCTGCCGCCTGAAGAGCAACAGCGAGTCGTGGCGGTCATCGGTGATTCAACTTTTATGCATACCGGGGTGAATTCCTTGATGGAGATGGCCTGGAATCAATCGCCGGCCACGGTCTTGATCCTCGATAACAGTATCACCGCCATGACCGGTCGCCAGGAGACTCCGGCCTCCGGTTTTACCCTGAATGGTGATCCTGCACCGAAAGTCAATATTGCCGAGCTCTGCCGCACCCTCGGCATCAAGAACGTTGTCACCGTCGACCCCTATGATCTTGTCGCCACCCGCGCCGTGCTGGAGGCTGAAATGCAGCGTCCGGAGCCGTCGGTGATCATCACCAATCGTCCCTGCTGTCTGATTAAGGGGGAGTGTCGTTTCGAGAAGGGGAAGATCCTCACTGTCGATCAGAATAAGTGCACCGGCTGCAAAGCCTGTCTGCGGCTCGGCTGTCCGGCGATTGAGTGGCAACCCTCCAGCGATGGCAAGAAGGGGAAGACCTATATCGACCCGCTCCTTTGTACCGGCTGTACGGTTTGCCAGCAGCTCTGTAAATTCGACGCGATCAACTGACCTTGACGAGGAATTTAAACGATGAACGATAAAGTCACTAATATTCTGCTGGTCGGCGTCGGTGGACAGGGGACCCTGCTCGCTTCGGAGATCCTCTCCGAAACCTTCATGCTCGCCGGCTTTGACGTCAAGAAGAGCGAGATTCACGGCATGTCGCAACGCGGCGGCAGTGTTGTCTCACATGTCCGTTTCGGCCGCGAAGTCGCATCGCCGACGGTGCCGGAAGGGGAGGGGGATGTCCTCTTTGGCTTCGAACTCCTGGAAGCCTACCGCTATCTTCCCCTGCTCCATGCCGGGGCCAAGGTGGTGGTCAATGACTACCGCATTCCGCCCCCCTCGGTCCTCCTCGGCCAGGAGGTTTATCCCGACGACCTCGCCGACCGGATTCGCAGTCGTTTTCCCGATTTTCTCCTGGTCGATGGTCTCCATCTGGCGAGTGAGGCCGGCAATCCCAAGGCCGCCAACACTGTCCTTCTCGGGGCGGTTTCAAAGCGTCTGGCGATTGCTGAAGAGCACTGGCTGGCCGCGCTGCGCAAGATGGTCCCGGCCAAAGCTCTGGAGGTCAACATTCGCGCCTTTCAGATGGGCCGTGCCCTGTAAACGCAAGGAGAGAGAGCATGGCCAGCTACTTCAACGAAGAGTTCGAAACCCTGCCGCGCCCGGCATTGGAGGCGCTTCAGCTCAAGCGTCTGCAACAGGTCCTGCAACGGGTCTATCGCAATGTTCCCTTTTACGAAGAAAGTTTCGATAACGCCGGAATTTCTCCCGACGATATCAGGAGCCTGGCCGATCTGCGGCGGTTGCCCTTTACCACCAAGCAGGACATGCGAGATTCCTACCCCTACGGCCTCTTTGCGGCACCGATGGAAGAGATTGTCCGTATTCACGCGTCTTCCGGGACAACCGGCAAGCCGACCGTGGTCGGCTATACCAGTCGGGACATCAGCAACTGGAGCGACCTCATGGCCCGCTCTTTTGTCGCTGCCGGCGCCCATCGCGGCGACATCATCCACAATGCCTATGGTTATGGACTCTTCACCGGCGGACTCGGGGCGCATTACGGGGCCGAGCGCCTCGGAGCTTCGGTCATCCCCATCTCCGGCGGCAATACCAGGCGCCAGATCATGATCATGCAGGACTTTGGTTCCACGGTCCTGACCTGCACCCCGTCTTACTCCCTCTTCATGGCGGAGGAAGCAAGGACGGAAGGGATCGACTTCAAGAAACTGAAACTGCGCGTTGGTATCTTTGGCGCTGAGCCCTGGTCGGAAGCGATGCGCAAAGAGATCGAGGCCAAGCTGAATCTCGATGCCATCGATATCTATGGTCTCTCGGAGATCATGGGCCCTGGTGTCGCCATCGAATGTATTGAAGCCAAGAGCGGGCTGCATATCTGGGAAGATCACTTTATTCCGGAGATCATCGATCCCGACAGTGGTGAAGTCCTCCCCGAGGGGGCTCAGGGCGAGCTGGTGATCACGACGATTACCAAAGAAGGAATCCCCCTGATCCGTTACCGCACCCGCGATATTACCAGCCTGACTTATGCCCCGTGCATCTGCGGGCGGACACATGCCCGACTGACCCGCATGAGCGGCCGCAGCGACGATATGCTGATCATTCGCGGTGTCAATGTCTTCCCCTCACAGATCGAATCGATCCTGGTGCGTGTCGAAGGGGTGGAGCCGCACTACCTCCTGATTGTCGATCGTGAAGAGAATCTTGACACCCTGGAAGTGCAGGTTGAGGTCGGCGAAGAGCTCTTCTC
The DNA window shown above is from Deltaproteobacteria bacterium HGW-Deltaproteobacteria-4 and carries:
- the bioA gene encoding adenosylmethionine--8-amino-7-oxononanoate transaminase → MTKAELIRLDRAHVWHPCTQEKDHELLPPIPIARGEGSWLIDVDGKRYLDGVSSWWVNLFGHNHPRLNHALNEQAGRISHHIFAGFTHQPAVELAERLCTLAPGNLSRVFFADNGSSAIEAALKMSFQYWQQTGKPNKRRFLSLSEAYHGETLGALAIGGCELYRDVYRPLLLDTLQAAGPDCFRCPYGLYRDSCDAECFAALEQIAEAKQNEIAAIIVEPLIQAAAGMRIYPPRYLQKLRILCDRLAIHYIADEIAVGFGRTGKMFANEHAGIGPDLLCLSKGISGGYLPLSVVLSTEEIYQAFYDDYPTMKAFLHSHSYTGNVLACALAVEVQKIFAEENILGQLPVKMARFDAAASHFSALENVGEFRRCGMVAAIELVQDKATRSGYPWQERRGYQVYQQALQRGALLRPLGNVIYFMPPLTIKVEELDLLLEIAYDALLTVTNP
- the bioD gene encoding dethiobiotin synthase, whose amino-acid sequence is MPFKGIFVTGTDTGVGKTMVSAALAHFLTERGLKVGVMKPAESGVSDPSCLGDDGSLLQWAASSQDPVEEISPYRLRAPLAPAQAAEKEKCFIDFARLVATAQKLGQRHDFLIIEGAGGLMTPLSGGLLMADLAKAIGLPLLVVTTARLGTLNQTLLTIFAAQQMEIPVAGYMINRMPAQPDEAAETAPHTLSSLASADILGVLPEVDGADRDKVLTLSAALKTLPSLPWLIAAIGI
- the bioB gene encoding biotin synthase BioB encodes the protein MFSFPSTLYQKAKQRIAPSHDEALQILHSQGADLTAIFAVSQALREESFGNTIELCSIINAKSGRCAENCAFCAQSSHHTSTAPVFPLKSQEEIVQGARQAASEGSHCYGIVTSGTRVKAGEEFERILASLRDIRTTTVIDPSASLGLLDPANAAALAAAGCVTYHHNLETARSFFPQICSTHDYEEDVQTVQVAKAAGMKVCCGGIFGLGESLEQRVELCLTLRELDVDSIPLNFLNPIPGTPLADLRQLTPLDCLRIIALFRIVHPTKRISICGGREQNLRDFQSWIFMAGASGTMIGNYLTTTGRDRETDLQMLRDAEVSVNVCR
- a CDS encoding XRE family transcriptional regulator; amino-acid sequence: MIKSIIGQKLKATRLKNDMTIQELAKRAAVSSNMISRIERGLTTPSVEILMRLASSFGMSMNFFIEEAEKGSTLVHTRNGQGEPIFFFEDKHQIFSLTQGIRDPGFSVFIDILEKGCNSGEGGMVHSGEEFAYVLEGSVAFFVDEEEYLVNVGDSIAFKASRPHRWKNLSPGRAQVLWVVSPAPSVSR
- a CDS encoding XRE family transcriptional regulator — translated: MKLKKIIGKKLKNIRLKRNLTIQSLAERSRVSSNMISRIERGLTIPSVEILMKLASVFDKSINYFVEEVSHTHEIVYSRPGQRDTTIYDDPSENMRTESFTSGLRDPQFMSFFCTIKVGGSSGEKNMYHPGDELIYIMQGQLSLTIADETHELYAGDSLSFKSHLPHRWHNSGNGETKVIWTLSPFTTL
- a CDS encoding integration host factor subunit beta, whose translation is MNKSELIEALAKEKELTYKRSEEIVNTIFSALSKTLIDGGRIEIRGFGSFVVKDYKSYQGRNPKTGESIHVEPKKLPFFKVGKELRDRVNGEDFQAR
- a CDS encoding Na/Pi cotransporter; translated protein: MLNSLPVLSHASFFAFIGGLILFFFGLTRTTEGMQNIAGGRLRFIIAGLVKNRLKSCLFGLTITSLTQSSAATAVLTIGFVSHGIISLVDGIAVVLGASIGASLILQFIAFNPGWMLFPLLVVSVFLRFFARQTYLRDAASVLFGLSLLMLGLAMMTSSFEPLRDNPAFGQLISVLQNHLWLSVVCSALLAALVQNSTAVIALIIALGASGHLHFASGVALILGANIGSCAPTIIAAIHGSLAARRVAAAQFLIVVAAAGVIALLFPYFIGIISFISPGDADYVVTTFEQTQWYQVSLGQKPFITRHLANANTFFALFAALFFLPFLQQITRLTTYFIRGRETVNEYGLQFIDYRVLNTPPIALSQARSELRRMAQTAQAALHETRLYLGDQKSERLHKLTRYENLLDLLQKELISFLVELSHRFSSYTSAREVALMMHMVADFERIGDHCQTLVRLSLRKQEWQVVFSKIARRELDALAVETVAFVDYVVGALDTGADDVLAEAQTRENFIDRSEEKMRNDHLQRLTTGECAVRPGLIYIDMIQALEKISDHAFSVARCLSGDKK
- a CDS encoding exopolyphosphatase, with product MKAAIDIGSNSVRLLLGEVVGEQVVPHQYFRHITRLAGGYDPQSGLAAAARARTLSALEAFAQLLDQTKPVCTRAVATEAVRRAVNGEQFVADVLAHTGISVEIINGDEEAALSSAGVLSGLQPPPLEALIFDIGGGSTELIVIKDRQRLWQKSYPLGVVSLAETPNPELVIAEMLAVLADDLRVAGFHSLLAGADCELVGTAGTVTTLAAFDLAMTEYDWQRINNYLLSRSALLSLYQRLLPLSAAERELLPGIEKGRGDLIVHGADIVLALMQLLDKDELRISDFGLLEGTLLSM